ACAATCGTTCTATGAACAGCCCCGACAAATTCCTCTCGGAACGGAAACATAACACCCTTGCACGACAATCGTGTCGCCAGCAAGCCCGCCAGTGCACGAACTAGCTACATTCGTCTATTAAAACTCCCTCAGAACTCCCTACCGCATCCGTCGGGTTGCTGGTTACTGTGTACATCGCCGCTTCTTCTTTGGCCGGCACGACACTTTAACGTTTCACACCGAACAGGTTCGGTatggatttgatttttttcttcgacccGTTCAGATAATCCTTGTACATGTCGGACCGCAGGTATCGTGAGTAGGAGTCACTCTTCATCAGATGATACACATGGGCGGCGGCCACATCGAAACACCAGCGATTGGGTGGTGCCGCGCTGCTGACCGCTTCCCGTGCCAATTCCATCGACTTGGAATCTACGTTCACCGGGCAGGCTGCGTCCGGTGCAAGAAACTCCAGATAGATTGCGTGAGCCGCTTCTTTCACCTTCGACTGCGGCTGGGCTTTCATGCTCTGCACCGACTCCCAGAACCTAACGGAGAAATGCATCTTGAATCTCTAATCAAGGCTCAGCATCTGCTGGTCAAAACTTACTTTAAGTTTTCACCACTAAACTCCTTGTCCAAGAACTTGGAAAACTGCTCCCGGCCGACGGGATCGTTCAGAAGCTCCCGTAAGCTGAATCCCCACCGCTTTACACGCTTCAGCGATACGTCCTTGCTGCGAATGGAAAAGCATTTCGAAGGTAAGCAACTCGAAAGCAAACTAAATCAAAGTCTACGCGAAACTCACGCAGTGCGGTCAGCGTCCCATATTTCGGTGTTATCAGTAATCCAGGGGTTCGGTTGATCGGGCGGCGTTAAAAAGCTGTCGTACTCGTTGTACTGTTCAAAGTAGGAAATGTAGCTGCAATGATTGAAAAACGGTTGCGTTAGGCACACATCGGTGGTGCAAACGAGGGCGGCACACTTACGATTCGGCCACTTTGGAGATTTTAATCGTACGTCGCTCGAGCTTCAACTTGAGCAGTTTGATCTGGCGTGTAAGCTGCTCAATCGGGTTGCTGTTGCCGGCGGTACCGGAAGACCCGGAGCCCAGCGTGGACGCTCCCCGTCGGTACGCCTTTTTGATGTCCACCTCGGTCGTGTTGACGcaacccggcaccgggcggtgaACGTCCCAGAAGGCGCGCTCCTGCGAGTCAAGCACTTTGCGTTCGAGCTTGTCGCGCTTCTTGTCCACCTTGCTCTGCGCTTCGGCCTGCATAAAGATAAACTCCCACTTGCGCGAGAACATCTTTTGCAATTTGGCCAAATTTTCCGCCTCGTAGTCGGCCAGCTCGAGCCGCGTCTTGTTCTGCATCGTGCGCTTACACAGATAGACGGCGTAGTCCGTGTTTTCGGGCTCCCAGCAGTTCGAGGGCCAGAAGTACGGCGTCTGGAAACGGTAGAAGGTGCCATCGTTGCGCACCGTCAGCTGGTGATCGTCGATGGGGAAGAGGTACCCGTGCGAGGCCAAAAGGTGTGCCAAATGGAGTGCCTCGTTCACGTCCTCTATGCTGAGATTTTTCATTATCCACGATATCAGATCGGCACCGGTGAATACGGACGGTACTTTGCTCATGAACGCCTTTATCGTGCGCACCGAGACGCCCCCTTCTTCGCCCTGCATCCGCTCGACAATTGCTTCCATCTGCGGCGGGAGACAAACAGCATAATGACAAGAACGTGCCCCGGACCGGTGCGGCCGGGCTGATGCTATCGGCGCAGGACTTACCTTTTTATAGACTAAAATATTTGGTGCATCCTGGTTCAGGGCCGTATGCGTGAAGTGAGCATGCGAGGGCTGTCCGGCGGCCTTGCTCGTTCCACTCGTCCCCGCGGCACTCCCGGCTGCCGTGCCTCCACCGCCGCTCCCACTGCTGGCAGCAACGATGTTGTTCTCCTTACCGGTACTTGCACTCTTACCGGCACCATCGGTCACTATCTGCGGGACGGGTACTTCCACCCCGACCGTCGCCGCTTTGCTGATCTGTTCCGCCCCTGCTTTAGTGGACTCTGCCCCGGGGGTTTGCTCCTTCTCGCGGCGCTCCCGGTCCGTGTCCTTTTCGCTCGCGCTGGCATTCATCTTTTTCGGTGCACTTATCACTGTCACTGCTTTGTCTTTATCAATTTCCGTGGTCATCGTTACCATCATCCACAACCCCGGAGAGGCTACGGTGCAACAGCCTCCTGCAGAACCGGAAGTGCTTAATCAAATAATGCCGCTTTTTTCGAATCTCTGTAAATAGCGGCAAACGGTGAAACGAGGAAGCAGACGGCGAAAGACggaccgacagagagagagagacaggtcCAGTTCAGGGTTATCTCGGGCTGGGAAATCGAAAACGCACTCTGTACTGTCGGATTGTGGACGCGATCCCGGAGCATGCAAACGGTACGCTCTCGCACGCAGCTGTTAATGCAATCAAAATGAGGAAAGTCATCAACCGAAGGGTTGCGCCGGTTCATGCGCTGGGGGCGATCCAATCGCTTCGTAACTGTCGATAAGATTGTTCCGAAATCGCGGTGGCCGTTAATAGTTGTAACCCAAATCACTACAGTACTTTGCATTAAACCGTCAAGTTATCTTATCAGTGCTTCAAGTTTGCTCGACTGTTTCGGGGAAGATTCCCATAAAAGCATCAATCACAAACGACATTCCGCCGCTGATTAAGCGGAATGGAGAAACAGATCTGCACTCCGGCGGTCAGTAGTTCAGAAAATGAATCGAGCGCGCTGCGCTTCTGCCATTTAACGGTGGTGCTCTAATGATCTTGCCATGCCGACGCTCTCCGTCATCTGCTCCGGACATCTGCCGCCGGGTTTGACAAACAAACGATTCACTTTCCAGCGCCTGCAATCAATCATTCTGCCGTCGAGCCGCCAAACAGACGACGGCGCACAACACAAATCATTGTGTCGCTCATCTCTCCGTGTGCCACGGCCATTACCGGAACCACGCCACGGAAGgagaaaccaaacaaaaaccgaaaacccgacTTCGGATCTCGCGAGTCCATCAATTTTACAGAACCCGCTAaaattggattttattttgtccAAAAAACGCATTCCTTCCTGGCCAGACTAGTTCATCGACAGAAAGGAGCCAAGCTGAGTCTATTGCTTCGTGTGTCCTTCGGTCGGCCCCATAACCCATCCGTGAACACGCGACAGCAAACGACACCgtttgtgccattttcaaaCGATCTCCGGCTCTGTTTATCTATCGTTCTCACGCCCGGAATCGTGATCGTGAAGAGAGCAGGTAAACGCAGGAAGAGAGGCACACAAGAAAACCCCGGGGAAACTCCTCAAACGCGCGCTCTCGCGGGTTACATCGGGGGCGAGCacacattttcctttttttccgcaACCCAACCGGCAACAAAATCGTAACTTTCTTCTTCGAGACACATTCACCATTTTgcttgtctctctctcactatcCCCGTGAAATGATATATTAACCCAGCCAAGTCAATTCCGGTGATATTTTTTGGGTCTTCCACAATCTGGGTTCCACAAACTCAAAAACACTCCTCGCACTAGAACCACTTCAGTTTGAACAAATTTGATGCTTGAAGCAATATTTAGACAAAATCTTGGTTCCTCTCGAAACCAGCTCAGCAACAGAGCGTTCGCCTTCCCACAAAAAGGACGGAATCAACAGCGACAACTAATCTGTCGGATTCTTGATGAAATCTCTCCACCATCGTCCTTCGGAACGTCGCACCCAGCACATTGGCACATTGGGGCCGCCTTTCACCAgtcggtggaaaaatgaaaacctcAAGAGgcgatgtttgttgttgagcTTTGCTGCCATTGAGAAGGATTTTCTTCGCACTACGCGACAGCACCTGACCGCCTTTGCCCTCTGCCATCCAATCCGTGCTCTTCCGTTCTCGCGCAGCAGAAGGTCACCCCAAAAGATCTCGCGGTTCTCGCCGCCCTCGCCAGTTTATGACGGGAAAACCCATCATCTCCACACGGCTGGTCTCGGGCGGCGGTttccgtcgtcgacgacggttTATGAGGCGGTAAATTTTCCACAGCATCATCGTGCGAGACCGTGCGCTCCGTTACCACTTTGCGGCTTGGAAAACACGATCGTTGGAAGTAAATTGGATCGCAAGGAGCGCGTGTATATCGCGACGAGAGCGAAGGAAACGCGCACCGTGAATGCGGTGCGCGGAGGGTCCCCTGGTCCGGAAATCCGGAACGCCTTTTCGATCTCGATTGGTTTGCATGTGGCCGTCGCGATGCATCGCTCGAACCATAGCAACCCAGCCCTCCAACAACACACGCTCGCACGCACTCCAAAGGGAGGGTTCTCGGTATGCGTGTGTGCACATTACACACAAAAGCGTGACGTTTCCGCCAACGGTCGGTTGCACGGCCATATAGCACGGGTCCGGAGTAGGCTACGGAAAATTGGTGCTCGAGAGACGTGGAAACTCCAGCGTcataaaaacggaacactTAGTAAGAGGGACAGGGAAACTGTTTGTGAGAGAAAAACACTGCTTTACGAGGAAACTATTCAAGGAAAACGAAGGACACGGACACCAGGAACTTTGCAGGGCTAGGAACTTTGCTTTCTCCCTCACACTCAAGCGCGGGGCACATTAAAGCATCTTTGATTCGATGCAGCACAGAGATTTCCTATcacaaaacacacgcacgcaccagCAACGGCACATGGCCAGATGGGCGGTTGCCCGACAGAAACGGGCCGCAACGGGCACCACCATTTCACGgtgtggcccttttttcggtgtccCGCGATTCCGTGTTTGATTAGCACGCACGTTCACATTTCACCTTCAAACAAACGCGAAAAGATTCAAGCTACGAGTTTAACTCTTTCATATCCGGATGTTCGACaagcatttttgtttgaaatagGAAAATACTCTGACTCTGCGTTTCCgggctctgttttttgccttcccggtctcttttctctctgtatttctctattctctctcgtttctctgcgctctctctgggtttttcggttggttcgcaacgtttttgcgttcccgggatcTGTTTGTTACTTACGAAgcgcacaacaacaacaacaacaacatcaacaacaattttCAAGCCCGGTCCAGACGGTACGATGTAtctgagcaacgattatcgtagctCACCAACAAATGTTGAAGTGAGGACCTCACCTCTCACCGTGCGATGATGAGCTTGCTCACCTCACACGCAGGATCGCAGGATGTTTGTATATGCCGTGGTGAAGATTGGAGTGGTAGAAAGAACCGTAAAGTTCTTTCTACCCCTCCAAGTTTATTATCAGGTTACTGTATTGTTCATGCACTAACATAGCACAGTATGGCTTATCACAACAATTTACATGGAAGGAACATTTACCAGTTAACCTTGAGAACCTTAGAAACcttagaaatgaaaaattctattttatgcAAAGTGTGTGCCATCACTAGATATtcatttctcctatctctctgctaaatcataGATTCCCAGatgaaagaattcttcgactttttaagTAACCTAATTAgacatccaatttcgacttcgtCGTAAAAAACGAAGTCCTCAGCCAAAACGTGTCCCAGAGATGAAAgagaatgatattcggaaagtGCCAAGactggtgaatacagcgggggatagcagctcccatccaagggatttgatagtatcctgaaacagttttgcatgTGGGGGCATGGAGACGCCAAGTATTTTTGGCCATTAtgccccaccaggcgcctccatccggaATACTAGAAATTgtattttggtcgtttttggATCTGTGTTTTTTGCATGATTCCAattgatcgtttgttgttAGTAGCGATcagaattaacgttttcatcaagttttaggaacttgtgaagcatcacacctttctgtcccatcagaaagtgcGTTTTATTGAGTCCTTCGACGCTTTTGTTTGTgtaagtcaaaatcgccattttgaaattttataaaCCACTTAAAGCGCTGCGATCTTCTAAAACCAAGTCTCGGCAAGCATATGGTGTGATTCcaaagcagttttcttcacgAGATATCAGAAAAATAGACatccccgcaaaacgtcattttctggcacaaaagttgatatggtctaaccctttaaAAAATGGGTAGCAAACCAAAATAATGCAAACCCAATCGACAGGTATAGCCATCTTTTTTAAAATCCCGATTCTCAAGGTACATACattacaataaatttataaaatcTGTTAGATGTTAACAAGTTGACCAATTGATACAGTTTTCAGCCAAACATCGCAAACAATAAGCATACATCGCAAATGCTTGCTGCCCTCCAGAGACTCCGTAACGGGTCGGagacattttaaatttctcGCACAGTTTCCGCTGTTTCAACGGTTTCCCTTGGAGCCGCAGCCTCAGGAGTCGGAGGAGTAACCTCGGGTGTTGGAGGACGTGCGGCTTCCGGTTCAGTCGTAATATTCTCAGGTTCCCGGCGAAGCTCAGGGCTAGGAGGTCGGACCATTTCGATAGGTTCGTCTGGAATTTTGCCCATTTTGGTCCTAGGATGATGAACTCGACACGGCTTTATCGGTCGCATAAGGCGTAAGTGGGCGGGCGTTTCCTCGTTCGTGTACAATTGGTCACTGAAGTAAATACATTTGATGCGCACGTTGGCATGGATCTGGAGGCGGACCGCTTCGACATAGTTCGTTCCGTATAGGCGTCGAGTAAAGTCCGCCAGATTGAGCCGAACATCGTGCCAGTTGGGTTCCAGTGACAGGGGCATCGTAACGCCAAAGCAATGCAACCGGGTTTCGCTTTGATAGTTCGAGAAACGGAGCCTACGAAGCGATTGGCGGTCGTCAAGTATCTGGCGCGAAAAGGAAGTAACCATAAATATGAGCCTCCGCCTCTCACAAATCCTTTGCATGCTCACCGTAATTTCAAAggagaaaaacttttttaaatttttcaacaacattACCAAAAACGGAAGTTTGATACTGAGTGACGGGCACGGGGCGCACGGCGCTACCATGTAGGTAGTGGCCACATTGACGCCGATCAGCTCGAAGACCAGCGAGTTGAGGTCTTCGTCGGTCAAACGCCTGGTGTGTCCATTTTTCGTATGCACGTCCCAGATGGCCAGCGGTTTACTTCCGGCACTGCTGTACACCGTGACAAATCTATGCTGAAAGCTATGCCGAAACATGGCCCGGTGTTGGGGAAAGTCGCTTCAAAAAATATTCCTCCTAAAGCGACAACGTCTTCTCAACTTGAGTTTCGAGGTAGCAATGTGTGCTGTGATGCAACACAGTATTCTATCATGTGTGCGTTTTCATTGTAGGATGTCGCAGCGAGATCGATTTAGCCACTGAATAATACAGTTATTAACGGTAGCACTGCACACTCCGATGGCATTAAAATCGAAAGGAtgcaaacgaaaaggaaattgCAGTTCACCAACAACCCACACCACCCTCCAAACGATACTTTGCAAAAATTTCACTACGCCATTTCCTCGATCTGACCTACATTAACCAAACAAACTGGAAGACTATCGCTATTTCAGAAACAATTTCCATGGCAACGGTGCGCGCCAACTTTTGGTCGCATTTAGGCCATTCTTCCTATGGGCTTTAGTGCAATTGTAGTTTGTCCGGGAGCAGCAACATCTGTTCGGTTAACTTTGATAAATTTGTCTGTTTGGTGCTGTGCAGTTAAAGACCAACCATGGATCGCAACATACAACAGCAGCGCAAAAAACGTCGAGACTCGAAACGCAAGTCTGGTTCGAAGAGACAAAAACCTGGCTCGAGATCGGACGAGTCACTCCATCCCAGCTGCACTAACGTGCAACCACCGTAGTAAGTGTCGACCCGACGTACCGTAGTAACGGGCCACCGAGTAAATCACTTGCCCTTTTCCAGTTCCACCGTCTGTCGCCAACGATACCATGCCAGTTTGGTCGAGTACGAAAAACAGTTTAACCAGGAGCTGAAGATGCTGGAACTTATGCAAAACTCGGCCTACGATTCAATGCGCTTTCACAGGTTGGTAGTTTGTGATGCTCCCACGATTGGGAAACTCATTCAATGTTCGCTTACCTTCTGTTTGTTGGCAGACACTTCGCTATCACCACGCTGTGGCCACCGCTCCACACTCGCAAGGAGATCGAGTTTGTTTTGGGGAAATTCTTTCGTCACTCCGAGCGACAGACCCGCCGTCTGCATGACATCATGAAGGCTCCGGTGTACTGACCTGTTATGGCTGCTGCCAGTTCTGTTAGCACCTGCAAATAGTTTAACtaaaaatgataaacaatAAACGGTAGTTGTTCCAACAATAGTGTGATATTGGGGAATCAATTTTTTTGAACGAAAACTCTTGACACACGCCTCTGAGATATTTACGTTGTATTTCTACTCCACCCTTGGCAATATCAGCCATACGTAGCTCTGTTTGGCTCTGTTCCTCGATCGGTAAGTGCTTGCAACTGTTACATGTTGTGGAAGTGGTCTATTGCAACTATCTGCACGTTACGTGCAACTGCACATTAATTGTGAACTTTAAGTTGAAAGTTATTGGTGCTGATATACCGTTGAGAAAATGAGAATATATGctgttttatttaataacaCTTGGTACTCACATTTGGCATTCGGATAAATATCAATCTTGTTCGGTTTCGAAAGTTCACATAATTTGAGAACATCTTCAATCATAAGGTGGGTATGTTGTGTTTTAGATCTATTGTTCTAGTATTACGTTTTTACCTAGCGGTGGCAATCCTTATAGGTGTACTTAAACGTCGACGTTGCCTATTGTGAGACACTTTGGTAAAACTTTTGTTTACTACTAAATACTTGTTGCCCCCGTTTTCGAATGTCCCCCGAATAAGAAAGTtagagagagtgaaaaataCGTACATTtccgagagagaaaatgttaGTGAGCAAATGGATTCCATAGTTTCATTGGTGGGTTCTAGTTGAGAGTATTAGTTTCAAACATTCGAGAATATCactattttggttttttagTCTATTTCTGTTCTACGCAGTAGTAGAAGGATTCGAAAGCTTGTCTGTCATGTTTGTCATTGGAGTTGTAACATTCCGCTTTGGCGCAGTCGCCCCATCCTATCGTTATTCAGACTTGACGTTGTTCTGCCTAGACATGGACATGAACGACTATAACACCGCAATTCATGATTTTAACATGTATAGAGTATCCAATAGAATATCCGATAGAATATTCAACAATATCCAACGATGCGTACAATATTTTCTTCACTAGTATCTGTGTCCCTGAAGAAGACCAATAGTATCGATAGTTAATAGAACAAATCACCTCGAATGGGTCGATTGTTACaatgcatatttttttatggttCGTTGCGTGTTTCTACTTGCcatattttagtttttgttgtaaatggaaaatcgatagAAGATTGAAAAGCGGCATTTAGTATTTCGAGTAATCGACAGTGATCTGGCGTTGATAATCGCCAGTGGCTATTCTATAGAAGCGTTGCGCCAAACATTTCTACTTCCAATCCCTTTTCCCAAACTAATGATTATCTACTAAACTAAACTTACGCTACAAAGGTACAGACAAATAGCTCTCTATTCTGCCAGGAACATGGAACTAAACCACAGAACGAAACTGCACATAACCACAACCCAAAATTTTCAATAACGTATACTAAATGACATCTCGCTTTTTTCGACGTTTTACGTATCACAAAAGTGCGGAAGATGCATCCTCCGACGTACGCTAACACAGGTTGGAGACTGGACAGTGTAAGTTGAACACAAAGATTTGTAGTGAAACGATCTTCGGCTTTTGAGTATTTTGCAAACCTAACCATAGTTttcgaaacgaatgaaaactTGAGCAAAATTTGTACGTATGATCAAAGATCGGTTAGTTTCGAGATCCAGCTCAGCACCGCTCGTTACAGATAGCTTCTATGACACACTCGTCCATCGTTTCTACCATGATCGCCAAAATCGTTCTAATGTAAAGTTGGATGTTGCGACAAAAAGATTGTAATAAACAGAAAAGGAACCCTATCGTACAGATAGAACAAAACGTTGTACCTAACGAGAAGCGAAATAAATGACCGTTTagttgaacttgaacttgaaaaGAAACAAGTCAAGAAGAAGTCGCttcaatataacaaaacaaaaccgtcCCCTTTAAGACACAGGGCTAACCGTTCAACCACCCTCCATCAAGCTGTCGGCCATATCGACGGTCACTGGCGGCACTGGGAACAGGTGAGTCATGATGGCGAAATAGTGTACACACGCAGCGGTCACCACGAACAAGTGCCAAATGGCATGGGCGAACGGGAAAAGGCCGTCAGATTTGAAAAACACTATTCCGACGATGTAGAGAATACCTCCGAGTTTCAGCTCGGCCATTCCGGTGAACTCGTGACCCCAAAGCACGATTAGCAGCGACGGACCGACACCGATCACAACGTAAAAGAACGTTTCCAGGCACTTGTACCGTTCGTGGTACATCTACGGGGCAAGATTGAAAAGATATTGGGGTCAACGTGACGAATCCCGGCCGACATTCGGCGACCTACCTGCTGATAGATGATACCGAGCGCGGCCATCAACCAAATGAGCCACTTCACGACGGAAACGATCTGCGGGTGGCTGGTGTGGCCCAGGCTGAGCCATGGGTAGTAGGACCCGGCAATGAATATGTAGATCATGGCACGATCGCACCGATGGAGAACAGCCTTTAGGGGGCGATTGTGATGGCAATAGCACACACAATGAAAGCAGGTGGACACGAGGAAAAGCATCGACAGGGCGAATCCATAGATGACGGCCGCGAGTGTTTGGGCGGCCGAATAGCTACGGAAGTACAGATGGAATCCAGCATAGATCGAAGGCAGCACCCATAGGCCGTGTGTTAGCACGTTCGCAATGTGTTCAACCTTGGTACAGATACAAAAACCATAGTTAGCATGTTTTCTGGCGGCTTTCAGGTTTTTTAATGTCTCACCTTCGTCGGAATGTATGCACAACCGGGGGCGGCACGAGGGTTTTTCAGCTTGACTGCCTTTAGCTGTTCCCAGGGAAGCGTTCGCAGATCGTGTCGCAGTTTTAGCCAAAATTCTAGCACTCCAAAAATGTccgccttcgtcgtcggtccgTTGCCAGAACCCGTCATTATCGATCCATTCTCGTCAATCATTGAGCCCATTTGGCCGCTACCCGTGCTAACGGTGCCATCGTAACCGCAAAGTTTGAACTTGTCAGTCGCCCGACTGGCCGTATGCCCCGGTGAGGGCGGCTGTTGTCGGGAGGGGTTGAAACATTTGCTTGGGGAAAAGTGTTGTCCTCCAGGGGTGCCTATCCCGTTGCTGTAGTTTCCCGCACCGTTGCCGACGCCACCGGTAAACGTGCCATTGTAGATCGATGCGCCGGCACGTGAGATGAGTCCATCTTGCATCCTGTCGATTCGGCAGCAGTCGGCGGCTACGTTGCTGCGATCTATCGGCAACTAAGGGTACGATCTGCGAATCCGCTACAAAAACGTAAGCTCATTAGGCAGGCTGAttgctgtttttttattagaaATTTTGCAGTTAGTAATTAGAGGGGCCGAGACGAGATTTATGCTGGGTCATCCATTGCCATGGTTGGTTCAcatggttggttggttggttggttcgaGAGCACAACCCGAAATACACCGTGCAAACGGCACTCGCCAATGTTTCACTGTCAAGGtcgataaaattcaaattaaacccggtttaaaaatacatttccatTTTAAGAGCAAGGGTGCGATCATTGTTGAGTGTTGACACCAGGGCAGTTCAACGACCGATACAATGTTTGCAGCACGTGTTCTATGGCTGTACTTTGTAGGCCGTTGCGGTACATAAAGTGTAACAATCAGGACGTCTTTAATTGGTGGCAAACTTAATGTTGCTCAACAAACCGTAACCGATTCCAAGAAAAGGAATGTATTTCAAATAGTAAATGAACGGTCGATGCACATAAACTAGATAAGGCAGACAGCGTGGACAGCGCGGCGGGGTCTGTCCGACGCGCGTATCGCAACCAAACAACCCGGCACAAGATAAGAGCTGCgatgtttacaaacaaaatttgaccTTTCGCTGGAGCCGTACCGATCGGAGCGTgaagaaacatttattttcttgccAAGTGGAAAAAGGCAGAAGACTTCATTTACGCCGCTCTGTTCTATATTTTGACCGGTCGATCGTTATTCTCTGCGCGTGTGTTTATTTGCACAGCCGTCGAACTTTCTGCCTACTCAAGGCCTCCCCTCAAGCCTCATCATGCTGAAAAAACACATTATGTGTTACAAAAACCTCGTGCTCGGCGGTAGGAAGTTCCACTTTGGTTTTTTGCTGATTAGCCACAGATGACGCACGCCATCCTCTGTAAGTGTCTAGCGCTGAAAGTCATTAACATTCAAAGTGGGAAGGTATTTAGAAGGAAAATGTTCAACCACGATTCTAGCACGTACCGAGTGGACCCAGCGATAgatattttccacaaaaagACGGACAAATATGGCAAGAATTTGCCGATGAAGCCATGTAGCAAGAACACACAGCGGCTCAACAgtttcgccaccaccggtttacgaagcaaaaaagaaggtCAATCTATTTCAAGCTTGACCAGAAGGGTTGTAAGGCTGATGATGACATTCAAATCTAATTAGGCCGGTTGGTGTGCCGGCAAACTATATGCGAAACATTGGCCGAATTAAAATGCGCACAGATTGCAAACGTATAATTGAATCAGCATTTTTGCATTCTCGTTATTTTTTTGACACGAGCTCTGAACGCTGATAACAGAAAATCCGATTTCTACACGTTTCGGTGGACCACCGAATATGTAACGTGACACGCAGacgggcgaaaagaaaagcgtaTGTATTTAAAAATACTCTTTTCTACGCACTGATCGACGGAGAGGCCGAGTTCAAACATT
The nucleotide sequence above comes from Anopheles bellator chromosome 1, idAnoBellAS_SP24_06.2, whole genome shotgun sequence. Encoded proteins:
- the LOC131208883 gene encoding regulator of G-protein signaling 7, producing the protein MMVTMTTEIDKDKAVTVISAPKKMNASASEKDTDRERREKEQTPGAESTKAGAEQISKAATVGVEVPVPQIVTDGAGKSASTGKENNIVAASSGSGGGGTAAGSAAGTSGTSKAAGQPSHAHFTHTALNQDAPNILVYKKMEAIVERMQGEEGGVSVRTIKAFMSKVPSVFTGADLISWIMKNLSIEDVNEALHLAHLLASHGYLFPIDDHQLTVRNDGTFYRFQTPYFWPSNCWEPENTDYAVYLCKRTMQNKTRLELADYEAENLAKLQKMFSRKWEFIFMQAEAQSKVDKKRDKLERKVLDSQERAFWDVHRPVPGCVNTTEVDIKKAYRRGASTLGSGSSGTAGNSNPIEQLTRQIKLLKLKLERRTIKISKVAESYISYFEQYNEYDSFLTPPDQPNPWITDNTEIWDADRTAKDVSLKRVKRWGFSLRELLNDPVGREQFSKFLDKEFSGENLKFWESVQSMKAQPQSKVKEAAHAIYLEFLAPDAACPVNVDSKSMELAREAVSSAAPPNRWCFDVAAAHVYHLMKSDSYSRYLRSDMYKDYLNGSKKKIKSIPNLFGVKR
- the LOC131215900 gene encoding cilia- and flagella-associated protein 20-like, yielding MFRHSFQHRFVTVYSSAGSKPLAIWDVHTKNGHTRRLTDEDLNSLVFELIGVNVATTYMVAPCAPCPSLSIKLPFLVMLLKNLKKFFSFEITILDDRQSLRRLRFSNYQSETRLHCFGVTMPLSLEPNWHDVRLNLADFTRRLYGTNYVEAVRLQIHANVRIKCIYFSDQLYTNEETPAHLRLMRPIKPCRVHHPRTKMGKIPDEPIEMVRPPSPELRREPENITTEPEAARPPTPEVTPPTPEAAAPRETVETAETVREI
- the LOC131205270 gene encoding uncharacterized protein LOC131205270: MDRNIQQQRKKRRDSKRKSGSKRQKPGSRSDESLHPSCTNVQPPYSTVCRQRYHASLVEYEKQFNQELKMLELMQNSAYDSMRFHRHFAITTLWPPLHTRKEIEFVLGKFFRHSERQTRRLHDIMKAPVY
- the LOC131205260 gene encoding monocyte to macrophage differentiation factor, whose translation is MQDGLISRAGASIYNGTFTGGVGNGAGNYSNGIGTPGGQHFSPSKCFNPSRQQPPSPGHTASRATDKFKLCGYDGTVSTGSGQMGSMIDENGSIMTGSGNGPTTKADIFGVLEFWLKLRHDLRTLPWEQLKAVKLKNPRAAPGCAYIPTKVEHIANVLTHGLWVLPSIYAGFHLYFRSYSAAQTLAAVIYGFALSMLFLVSTCFHCVCYCHHNRPLKAVLHRCDRAMIYIFIAGSYYPWLSLGHTSHPQIVSVVKWLIWLMAALGIIYQQMYHERYKCLETFFYVVIGVGPSLLIVLWGHEFTGMAELKLGGILYIVGIVFFKSDGLFPFAHAIWHLFVVTAACVHYFAIMTHLFPVPPVTVDMADSLMEGG